In the Silene latifolia isolate original U9 population chromosome 1, ASM4854445v1, whole genome shotgun sequence genome, ccatatctgcaaataatattcATCCTGATAAATGATATTACTTccttttcagttacttgcctgaaagaatcagcctcgatccatttggagaagtagtcagtcatagccaacatgaatactttctgtccTGGGGCTATAGGTAGTTTccctacaatatccatgccccacttcatgaatgcCAGGGTGTAGAAATTGAGTGAAGTAGTTCAGATGGCTGGTGtattattggtgcatgaatttgacaggcttcacattttgaacaATATTCCAGGCAGTCATCCCTCAGTGTTGGCCAATAGTAGCCTGTTTTGAGTACTTTACTTGGCAGgctttttcctcctttatggtttctacaatgtccatcgtgtatttcttggagTACTTGCTTAGCTTCATCAGGCTCTAAGCATCTCAAATATGGCCCGGTCTGCGATCTCTTtaataaagtgttattgataatagaataggttgaagctctgattctaaaagcccttgcttcatgtCTGCCCTCAGGTAATATTCCTTggaggaaccaatcataataaggtttggtccaagaattattatCTTGATTGACAGGGTTGACTTATTCAGTTTTACTGATAGCCGGCTCTAATAAgagaacaattggtattttatcaaaaacTGCGGGGGTAAAATTTGAgcctaggctggccaaagcatcagcctgggtgttcaggtctcttggtatttgatctatatcaaataaagtaaatttagcggtaaggtatTTTTCATATTCtaaatatgaaatcatttttgcatcctttgcCGTAtgaattccctttatttgattaccaattaaaagtgaatctgtttttacctttaagttttgagcaccgaggtctagacatacctttagcTCTGCTaccagggcttcatattctgcttcattattGGTAGccttgaactcacagcttacagcctgagctatcatgtccccttgtggcgatttaagcactagtcctaaccctgtccccctggaaTTAGATGCCCTATCTATGAAcaaagtccattcttggtctggggttttattttctaattggttaacttcttttttcaggtcaggttttaggttagggctgaaatcagccacaaagtctgctaaggcctgtgaCTTAATtgatgtcctgggttcaaaggtactAACATATATACTGAGCTGAACTGACCACTTGGCAATCCTACCTGACAATTCAGGCTTCCGTAGGACAAATTTTAtaggtaagttggtcctgactatgatAGGATGACACTCAAAATAAGGACGCGGCTTagcacatgacataattaaagctaaaacatatcttTCAAGTAAACCATACCTTATTTCAACATCTAACAatcttttacttacataatagacaggatgCTGCTGGCCTTCTTGTTCCTTTAGCAGGACTGCACTTACTATTGTGTCAGTGACAGATAGATATACTGACAGGGGTTCTCCCTTCTCGGGTTTAGCCAGTAAAGGTGGAGATGATAGGTATGATTTTAAGTCCTGAAAGGCTGCTTCATGCTCAGGTGTCCaatggaattgtttattttttctgagcaggttgtaaaatgttttacacctttcagaggatcttgatatgaaccggttcagggcagatacccggcctgtcaatttctgaatatccttgacagacttgggtgactgaagtttcaggatggcttttatctgttcagggctggcatctatgcctctttttgtcaccatgtatccaaggaacttacctgcagagactccgaagtggcattttgcagggttgagtttcatgttgtatttttccaatatttgaaaTGCTATTTCCAAATGTTTCACATGATATTCTGCATTTTTAGATtttactaccatgtcgtctatatagacttccatgatatcacatatttgatccttgaacatcatgttgaccaggcactggtacgttgcccctgcgatcttcaggccgaaaggcatggctgtgtaacagtatatgccctgatctgtaatgaatgcagtactttcctggtcagcagggtgcatctttatttgattaaatccactagaggcatccatgaatgtcagcatatCATGCCCTGCTGTGgaatctaccatggcatcaatatgtggcagcGGAAATGGATCCTTAGGGTAGGCTTTATTCAGGCCAGtttaatctacacaaactctccatttaccattatttttctgcacaacaactacgttagctaaccattcagggtacattacttccctaatcattcctaTATCCTGAAGTTTTTCCACTtcttcattgattattgcatttctttgcggtgcaaattttcgtcttttctgttgcacaggcttaaaagattgatcaatgttaagtttatgtgtaattacatcagcactaattccagttatatcaaaatgagaccaagcaaaccaaaATGATTTATTTTTGAGAAATTTTACTAGTTATGGCCTGACAAAATCTGGGGCGTCAGACCCTActagaacatacctgtcaggatactcagggtctaggattacctgatctgtttccattctggatggtgccacataagtgctcctgacaggatacaataattgctatgcaagagacttacctgccttgaaAGGCTTTAAGGCCGCTGTATAGCATTCTTGGGCTGCTTTGTGttctcctttgattgtggctatgccccaatcTGCTGGTACCTTGATACATTGATGGTAGGTTGATGGTACAACCTTAACATTATGGACCCATGGCTTCCCAGGATTGtattgtaggatgacaagcaatccaggacagcaaatttctcataggatgagactccttcaacataGGTTGGAACATGAATTTCTCCCAATGTGCTTTtggtttctccactgaaccctaccaaaaTGCTGAATTTCTTGGTGATTTGCTCTTCCCCAATATTCATGGCTTTTagtacatcaagcatgatcaggtttactgacctgcctccatctactaggatcCTCCTCACTGTAACAGTTCCAatttgcatagaaattaccaggccatcatgatgaacatcaggaattCCTACCAAGTCACAATCACTAAAAGTGATTGATGGGACATGATCCGGTTTGTAGGGTGATGCAGTCCTTGGCGCCCTGGCTGTCTTTTTTgttgctgaactggtcaggccacaaatttctgatccaccagatatgaattttacttcatagattgggggtggtggaggaaggttGCGGTCCTGCTTTTGCTCCTAGTTCTCCTTGCTCTGGTCTACATTCCTGCCCTTCGTCCTGATCAAGTCTTTTAGGTATCCGGATTTCAACAGGTAGGCTACTTCTTTCCTCAGGGTAAAGCAATCATCCGTCGTATGCCCAATGTCTATGTGGAATTCGCACCGCTTGGAGTTGTCTCTCATAGGGTTGGGATTTTCCACCTTCCTAGGACATCTGACTACTGATCctatgttgtcaagtctctggatcaagcctgcaatatcaacactgaagttatgtttaGAAATAGGTGGGAAAACTTTAGCCTTACTTTGATACTCATATGCCAAGTTGACTTCTGAATGATCTGGTCTGGAATATGAAGTAGGTCTGTAGTTGTTCTCTTTGTTTCTCTTCCTATTGTTCTTTTCATAATCCTTTGATCCGCTGGATGATCCGACTTTGTAGCTTTTGTCTTATTCTAGCCTGATATATGCAAGGGTcttggcctggacatcttcgaaggtatggcagggatacttagtgagttcattgtacaagtcactatgaggtagtaacccctgtctgaatgcctacactactgttccaacgtcacacctgggagtGGACACTTTCTCCTTATTGAACCTGGCGAGGAATACACTGAGAGTCTCCTCTGGCTTCTATGTAATCCTATAAAGATCACTAGACCGCTTCTCCAACTCCCTACTGCTTGCAAACTGtggttgaagttgttaatcaggTTAGCAAAAGAATtaatgctcccagttggcaggttgatgtaccattgtagaGCAGGTCCAGttagggttgttccaaatcccttacacatgcagacttgagtGAACATTTTCTATTTATAGAGAGCTACATGATTCTGTGGATCTGTGGTCCCGTCATAAATCTTCATAGACGGAATCACAAATTTTTTAGGCATAttcacttttgctatttcgtctataaaaggcgaatcagcataagTATCAGGGGCAGACTCCTCCAGGCTGGCAGGAACCCAGGTATCTTCTCGAATTTTTCATTTAGTTTCTTGATTTCCtggactactgccatcatgatggttgttgcagattcatcaggtttttcattgttattatttggcTCACCATCACCATCAACGTTGATAAATTTAGAGCCACTTGGACTTCCAAagctggagaaatcaatgtttttgataattgatGCAAATGGTGTTCCTGGCTGGAATTTAGAGCCCGCTCCTTGAGTTTTCTCTACTTTTTATctcagagctgactcagattctcttaactgaAGTATTTCGGCCTCAGTTGGGGCTACCTTGTCTTTCAAACCTTCCAACTCAGCAAGTTACTGGAGGGCTGCGTTCAATTGTTCTTCGatggtaggctgggccatttttgtatgttatttggatttttgtaaGATAAGGAAAAAATATTTTAAAGAGCTAGAAGCcctacggtgggcgccaattgttttgtatggattttgcgtaaagcaaaatcaggtcagggtaggtctaggcagggttaactagctcgaacttATCTGTGAATATGTAGGGCATGGTACGAAACTAGAAAAGTAAAGTAAGACAAATAAACAATAACGAGATAAGGTATTTGTACGTGGCAAatccttaaatgggaaaaaaccacgggcacaaAGCTAGGAGAAGATTTCACTATAATATTAAGTATTTAGCACTAATGATCGTAATAAAGCTCAAGTATTGTATGAGAGAATATTGTATGCTCTTGTACGTGCTATGTTGTGTGTTTTGCAAATAATCTCCAAGTGCTCCTTATATAGTCCATGCTGAACGGCTGCCAGATCTTTTACTTTAATGCTaaatattcctccttaattgctcGGATTAATGCTCTTTATTGCTCTCTTAATTGCTATCTTTTATTACCAAATATTCTCCATTAATGCTCCAATTATTGTCCGAATATTATCAATAATATAGTCATTGAATTGGTCAAACATTGTccttatattttgaccgttgtcctctccatggttGGCGCCTGTCTTCTTGTACCCTGGTGGCTTGACGTCCTATGACCCTGATGGTCAGGCCAGGGCAGAATATCATCCTGAaatatctgcggatttccaggcctaacaattccaaccaatgTTTTCGACCTGATACTGTTCTTCCCATTTGTAAGCAAACTTGCCTGCCTTGTGATTCTTGGTATTTTCAAACACCCTTCTAAGTACCAGGTCCCCTACTGCAAGGGTCCTTATGTTGACATTCTTGTTATACATTCGGGGTACGGATTGCTTGTATGATGCTATACGTATGTAAGCACTTTCTCTTAGCCCGTCAACTATGTCCAGGTTCTTGATCATTTCGATCTGATTCTGCTCTGCTGTCTGACAGTCATATATGGGCATTGGTAacagaacttctgatggaattaAAGCCTCTGCACCGAATACTAAGCTGAACAGCGTTTGTCCTGGTTCTATCTTTGGCTTCGTTCTATCTGACCAGAGTACTAATGGTAGTTCGTCTGCCCACTTACCCCCTAGTTCCTCCAACCGTTTCATGAGGTTCTCTATAATGATTTTATTATTGGATTCTGCTTGTCCGTTCGTCTATGGGTACCGGGGAGCAGGCTTTCTTAATGTTATGTTCCAACGTGAACAAAACCCTTCAGTGTTATTAGATATGAACTGGGACCCATTGCCGCATACGATTTCAGATGGTATTCCAAATATGTTGATGATGTTACGCTTTATAAAAGAGATCACCTGGGCCTCTTTTACTTCTGTCATTGCTTCAGTTTCGATCCATTTTGATAAATAGTCTGTCATGGCAAGCATATATACTCTGTTTCCTGGGGCCCtgggtagtttccctactatgtcCATCCCCCACATCATGAATGGCCATGGGGAGATGATCGGATGCAGCGGTTCTGCTGGCTGATGAATTACTGAAGCTGCCTTTTAACATGAGTCACAACGTTTGGTGTGGTTCACAACATTTGCTCTCATGGTAGGCCAGAAATATCCCTGCCTTAAGGCTCTATTAGATAGACTTCTTCCTCTAGTGTGATTTCCACACTCACCGATGTGTATATCCTGCAACACCGTGCTGGCTTCTTCCTTATCCAGGCACCTAAGGTAAGGTTCCGCCAAAGATCTCCTATAGAGTACGTTATCTATTAACACAAATCTGGAAGCTTTGATCCTGAAACTCTGTGCTTCATTCCTATCTTCTGGAAGTTTCCCATCTTTCAGCCATTCCACATAAGGTTTTCTCCAATCTAGATCCATTTGTTGGTTTTCACTTGATACCAGGATTCCAGCTCCGTTCACGTGTTGCATGTGAGTTGTTCCCTCTCGTTGATTCTGCTCCAGCTCCTGCTGTATAGCTGGAGTAAGTACATGAGTAATGGGTATACTAGATAATTCTGTGGGCTTAAAGGTGGCTCCCAGTGTGGCcagggcgtctgcttccacgttctgatcccTTGGGACCTGAGTAATCTTGAAAGACCGGAATTTCAGTTTCCGTTATGTGGCCACCTTTAGGTAGGCTATCATTTTCGAGTCGCGCCACGTATTCATTGTTCACATGGTTCACCATAAGCAACGAGTCATTATATACTCTCAGGTTCCTGACCTTAAGTCCTCGCGCCATTTGTATCCCAAGTATGAGTGCTTcgtattctgcctcattgttagTGGCTTTGAATTCGCACCTGACTGCTTGTACCATCATATCTTCTTTTGGGGACTGGAGGACCGGACCTACACCAGCTCCCCGAGCATTTGAGGCCCCATCGATGTATAAAATCCAAGTTCCACTTTCCTAGTCCCCACACAATATCAGCATCCCCTTTTCTGCCTCTACTTGGGTAGCGGGACAGAAATCTGACACAAAATCAGCCAATGCCTGGGACTTGATTGCCGTCCTGGGCTCAATCTGTAAATCGTAGCCACTCACCTGTACCGACCACTTGgtcattgatgcgtgtcttttatatgatgttttacatcccattttacacgcatttcagagctcattcgtgtagtttatgctgcatttctccctatttccgtctacttccgtgttttgtacattattgcagaaatgtgaagaattc is a window encoding:
- the LOC141647151 gene encoding uncharacterized protein LOC141647151 gives rise to the protein MTKWSVQVPRDQNVEADALATLGATFKPTELSSIPITHVLTPAIQQELEQNQREGTTHMQHVNGAGILVSSENQQMDLDWRKPYVEWLKDGKLPEDRNEAQSFRIKASRFVLIDNVLYRRSLAEPYLRCLDKEEASTVLQDIHIGECGNHTRGRSLSNRALRQGYFWPTMRANVVNHTKRCDSC